A single window of Paroedura picta isolate Pp20150507F chromosome 8, Ppicta_v3.0, whole genome shotgun sequence DNA harbors:
- the NANOS1 gene encoding nanos homolog 1 gives METFHPSQLEKHHHHHQPVEFLQGAGRYGAKSHGAFGNAFNSWNDYLGLATLVTKAVSHEKGFRTGPPSVVVAATVQQVPAAAEEEDDDEEDDDEEEDDEEEEVGAPYFESSLDLRDFDLCGHHHHHHLSPGESLLEERFADFSPFSGRSSPGSVVFNCSADHLERDRSPHAWGGRLVVNSRLQAPQKSGSRLLKPELQVCVFCRNNKEAVALYTTHILKGPDGRVLCPVLRRYTCPLCGASGDNAHTIKYCPLSKMHGSAPKQPLKNSRHLLGKKLR, from the coding sequence ATGGAGACTTTCCACCCCAGCCAGCTGGagaagcaccaccaccaccaccagcccgTGGAGTTTTTGCAGGGCGCCGGCAGGTACGGCGCCAAGAGCCACGGCGCCTTCGGGAATGCCTTCAACTCCTGGAACGACTACCTGGGGCTGGCCACGCTGGTCACCAAGGCGGTGAGCCACGAGAAGGGCTTCAGGACCGGGCCCCCCTCGGTGGTCGTGGCGGCGACCGTGCAGCAGGttccggcggcggcggaggaagaGGACGACGACGAGGAagacgacgacgaggaggaggatgACGAGGAAGAAGAAGTGGGCGCCCCTTATTTTGAAAGCTCGCTGGACCTACGCGACTTCGAtttgtgcggccaccaccaccaccaccacctgagccccggCGAGAGCCTGCTGGAGGAGCGCTTCGCCGACTTCAGCCCTTTCTCGGGCCGCTCCAGCCCGGGCTCGGTGGTGTTTAATTGCTCCGCGGATCACCTGGAGCGGGACCGCTCGCCCCACGCCTGGGGGGGCCGCTTGGTCGTGAACAGCCGGCTGCAGGCTCCGCAGAAAAGCGGCTCGAGGCTCCTGAAGCCGGAATTGCAAGTCTGCGTCTTCTGCAGGAATAACAAGGAAGCCGTGGCCCTGTACACCACGCACATCCTCAAGGGGCCCGACGGCAGGGTCTTGTGCCCGGTGCTGCGGCGGTACACATGCCCGCTGTGCGGGGCGAGCGGGGACAACGCTCACACCATCAAGTACTGCCCCTTGTCCAAAATGCACGGCAGCGCCCCCAAGCAGCCGCTCAAGAACTCCAGGCATCTCCTGGGCAAGAAGCTCCGCTAG